Proteins encoded within one genomic window of Propionispora vibrioides:
- a CDS encoding aliphatic sulfonate ABC transporter substrate-binding protein, with amino-acid sequence MKFAKVGIIAGVLAGMVLGLAGCSSQQASESKNVKVRIALFPNITHSQGLVGKGEGRFEKALGEGNQVEWKIFNAGPSEIEALFAGEVDIGYIGPGPAITGYVKSKGDLQIIAGATDAGSVLVSRSGLIIKDLKELSGKKIAVPQFGNTQDLSLRNILLENGLQDTTKGGTVEIRQADNPDIKTLLDQGAVDAALVPEPWGTRLIKEVKANLVLDEKQVWRNGKYTTAVVIARTSFIKEHPDLVEKFLRTHVELTSYINENPAQAQETLNDQIKAITQKPLGKDLLADSFKRLTVTYDPQKESVVGFSKLSAAAGFVKEEPDLKNLFNFTILNKVLKEKGLPTVEE; translated from the coding sequence ATGAAGTTTGCAAAAGTGGGAATCATCGCGGGAGTCTTAGCCGGCATGGTGCTTGGTTTGGCAGGCTGCTCCTCGCAGCAAGCCTCAGAAAGCAAGAATGTTAAAGTCCGGATTGCTTTATTTCCTAATATCACCCATTCACAGGGGCTGGTTGGCAAAGGCGAGGGCCGTTTTGAGAAAGCCTTGGGTGAAGGCAATCAGGTGGAATGGAAAATATTTAATGCCGGCCCTTCGGAGATTGAAGCCTTATTTGCCGGTGAAGTGGATATCGGTTATATCGGACCAGGACCTGCCATTACCGGCTATGTTAAATCCAAGGGAGATTTGCAAATTATCGCCGGAGCAACAGATGCCGGTTCCGTGCTGGTTTCACGCAGCGGACTGATTATTAAAGATTTAAAAGAGCTTAGCGGCAAAAAAATTGCGGTGCCGCAATTTGGTAATACCCAGGACTTATCTTTGCGCAATATTCTTTTGGAAAATGGCTTGCAGGACACCACCAAAGGCGGAACAGTTGAGATTCGTCAAGCCGACAATCCGGATATTAAAACGCTGCTGGATCAGGGCGCAGTTGATGCGGCACTGGTGCCTGAACCCTGGGGCACCCGCCTGATTAAAGAAGTAAAGGCCAATCTGGTGCTGGATGAAAAACAAGTTTGGCGAAATGGCAAGTATACTACGGCCGTAGTCATTGCCAGGACTTCCTTCATCAAGGAACATCCTGATTTGGTGGAAAAGTTCCTGCGGACCCATGTGGAATTGACGTCGTATATTAATGAAAATCCGGCTCAGGCCCAGGAAACGCTGAATGACCAGATTAAAGCGATTACGCAGAAACCGCTGGGCAAAGACCTGTTGGCCGATTCGTTTAAGCGCTTAACCGTAACCTACGATCCTCAGAAAGAGTCGGTCGTCGGGTTTAGCAAACTTTCCGCGGCGGCCGGTTTTGTCAAGGAAGAACCGGATTTGAAAAATTTGTTTAACTTTACCATCCTGAATAAAGTGTTAAAAGAAAAAGGGCTGCCGACAGTAGAGGAATAA
- a CDS encoding ABC transporter ATP-binding protein has translation MSVVINHISKQFVTDHKTVHTLDDINLEFKEGEFICLLGPSGCGKSTLLNIIAGLEAATAGNVLLQDKEIQGAGPDRAVMFQEAALFPWLRVIDNVEFGMKLAGVPKQVRRETAVKYLKMVHLTRFQDCFVHELSGGMKQRVALARALTLDSKVLLMDEPFAALDSQTKNILQAELQRIWWETKKTILFVTHNVEEAVVLADRVVVMSANPGRVKKEFHIQLARPRLPESLDVSYFVTDILRELKEEVEKVAKAEFDSDWNIKKDTILPDSDSNMGIGL, from the coding sequence GTGAGTGTTGTCATTAACCATATCAGCAAACAGTTTGTTACGGATCATAAGACCGTTCATACGTTAGACGATATTAATCTGGAGTTCAAAGAAGGCGAGTTTATCTGCCTGTTGGGACCGTCAGGCTGCGGTAAATCGACCTTGCTTAATATTATCGCCGGGCTGGAAGCGGCAACGGCGGGAAACGTGCTGTTGCAGGATAAGGAAATCCAGGGTGCCGGTCCCGACCGGGCCGTCATGTTTCAGGAAGCGGCACTGTTCCCCTGGCTGCGGGTCATTGACAATGTGGAATTCGGGATGAAACTGGCCGGTGTGCCGAAGCAGGTACGGCGCGAAACGGCGGTCAAATATTTGAAAATGGTGCACCTCACCAGGTTTCAGGATTGTTTTGTCCATGAATTATCAGGCGGTATGAAGCAGCGGGTAGCCCTGGCCAGGGCCTTAACGCTCGACTCGAAAGTGCTGTTAATGGATGAACCCTTTGCCGCTCTGGACAGCCAGACCAAGAATATTCTGCAGGCCGAACTGCAGCGTATCTGGTGGGAGACGAAAAAAACCATTCTGTTTGTTACGCATAATGTGGAAGAAGCTGTAGTGCTCGCCGACCGGGTAGTGGTCATGTCGGCTAATCCGGGCCGGGTAAAAAAAGAATTCCACATTCAGCTGGCCCGGCCGCGGCTGCCGGAAAGTCTGGATGTTTCCTACTTTGTGACAGATATTCTCCGGGAACTCAAAGAGGAGGTGGAGAAGGTTGCCAAAGCTGAATTCGACAGTGATTGGAATATTAAAAAAGATACTATTTTACCTGATTCTGATAGCAATATGGGAATCGGCTTATAA
- a CDS encoding ABC transporter permease, with amino-acid sequence MPKLNSTVIGILKKILFYLILIAIWESAYKLGVDILHVWKPYIFPSPVDVLKTLAGLIDDNSLGIAVLASAKRIFIGYLLSMALGIVIGLLVVRFKYLDENLSPLILGMQTLPSICWLPFAILWYGLNESAIIFVIAIGSTFAVAMSIESGMKNINPLYLRAAKTMGAKGFTIYRYVTIPASLPSLISGLKQGWSFAWRALMAGEMMSATKGLGQVLMVGRDLADISQVMAVMLVIIILGVAVDKLIFGRLENNVRQRWGLNRA; translated from the coding sequence TTGCCAAAGCTGAATTCGACAGTGATTGGAATATTAAAAAAGATACTATTTTACCTGATTCTGATAGCAATATGGGAATCGGCTTATAAGCTGGGCGTAGATATATTACACGTTTGGAAACCTTATATTTTCCCTTCGCCGGTGGATGTTCTGAAAACGCTGGCCGGCCTGATTGACGACAATAGCCTGGGGATTGCCGTGCTGGCCAGCGCCAAGCGCATTTTTATCGGCTATTTGCTGTCCATGGCGCTGGGAATTGTAATCGGTCTGCTGGTGGTCCGGTTTAAGTATCTGGATGAGAATCTTAGCCCTCTTATTTTAGGTATGCAAACGCTGCCAAGTATTTGCTGGTTGCCGTTTGCTATTTTGTGGTATGGACTTAACGAAAGCGCCATTATTTTTGTCATAGCCATAGGTTCTACCTTTGCTGTTGCCATGTCTATCGAATCAGGCATGAAGAACATCAACCCGCTCTATTTGAGAGCCGCTAAAACCATGGGCGCCAAGGGATTTACCATCTACAGGTATGTAACTATTCCGGCCAGTCTGCCCAGTCTGATTTCCGGTTTGAAACAAGGCTGGTCATTCGCCTGGCGGGCACTGATGGCTGGTGAGATGATGTCGGCTACCAAGGGACTGGGCCAGGTGTTGATGGTTGGACGGGATTTGGCCGATATCAGCCAGGTAATGGCGGTTATGCTGGTCATTATTATTTTAGGCGTTGCCGTCGACAAACTGATTTTCGGCCGCTTGGAAAACAATGTCCGTCAAAGATGGGGACTAAACAGGGCTTAA
- a CDS encoding adenylyl-sulfate reductase subunit alpha: MKLETKVLHTDVLIVGGGTAGCFAALTMAERSDVNVLIAEKAHIKRSGCLAAGVNALNAYIVEGQSPESYLAYVRQDAAKVIREDLVYSMSKRLNAVTAKLEKLGLVILKDRDGKYMARGNRNIKINGENIKVLLAEAVAASPGVTVLNQFCVTDYIVDNGVVTGAYGFSITEPVFYAVYAKAVICTTGGAAGLYRPNNPGFSRHKMWYSPFNTGAGYAMGIRKGAEMTTFEMRFIALRCKDTIAPTGTIAQGVWAPQINSRGEEYEKQYGVPNTSLRLYSTVQENQQGRGPCYLKTAGITAEQEQELYKAYLNMAPSQTLRWQESGRGPAVEHVEIEGTEPYIVGGHTGSGYWVDTRRRTTLPGLYAAGDVAGGSPQKYVTGCLAEAEIAALAVLEDIQDKPSPVADLAEIDGEQEKILAFLTQSVGLYQTEQLEEAMQKTMDEYAGGITVGYVYNRKKLQVAQGRMEELLVLARQLSAGDMHQLMHIYELLDRLYVCKTLIAHLAARQETRWRAFQENADYPCQDDEHWLKYVNSRQEAGKVRIVLRNIVEKDEIYEHTDQ, translated from the coding sequence ATGAAATTGGAAACCAAGGTGTTGCATACCGATGTGCTGATCGTTGGCGGCGGGACGGCAGGTTGTTTTGCCGCATTGACCATGGCCGAGCGGTCGGATGTCAACGTGCTGATTGCCGAAAAGGCCCATATTAAGCGCAGCGGCTGTCTGGCGGCCGGCGTCAATGCCCTGAATGCTTATATTGTGGAAGGACAAAGTCCGGAAAGTTATCTTGCCTATGTCAGGCAGGATGCGGCTAAAGTCATCAGGGAGGACCTGGTATACTCCATGTCCAAGCGGCTCAACGCTGTTACGGCAAAGCTGGAGAAACTGGGCCTGGTCATTCTGAAAGACCGGGACGGAAAATATATGGCCCGCGGCAACCGCAACATTAAGATCAACGGCGAAAATATCAAGGTGCTGCTGGCCGAGGCCGTGGCGGCATCGCCTGGCGTTACTGTTTTAAACCAGTTTTGTGTAACCGATTATATCGTGGACAATGGTGTGGTCACCGGAGCGTACGGGTTTTCGATTACCGAGCCTGTTTTCTATGCTGTTTACGCCAAGGCAGTCATCTGTACCACCGGCGGCGCTGCCGGGTTATACAGACCCAATAATCCCGGTTTTTCCCGCCACAAGATGTGGTACTCTCCGTTTAATACGGGAGCCGGCTACGCGATGGGGATTCGCAAGGGCGCGGAGATGACCACCTTTGAGATGCGCTTTATTGCGCTGCGCTGTAAAGATACCATTGCACCCACCGGGACAATTGCCCAAGGCGTTTGGGCGCCGCAAATCAACAGCCGGGGTGAGGAATATGAAAAGCAGTACGGCGTTCCCAACACATCGCTCAGGCTGTATTCGACCGTGCAGGAAAATCAACAGGGCCGGGGTCCCTGCTATCTGAAAACGGCGGGTATTACTGCCGAACAGGAGCAGGAGTTGTATAAAGCTTATTTAAATATGGCGCCTTCGCAAACGCTGCGCTGGCAGGAGAGCGGCCGGGGGCCGGCCGTGGAGCATGTGGAGATTGAGGGGACGGAGCCTTATATTGTCGGTGGACACACTGGCAGCGGTTATTGGGTGGATACGCGGCGCCGGACAACGCTGCCGGGATTGTACGCTGCCGGCGATGTGGCCGGCGGCAGTCCGCAAAAATATGTGACAGGTTGTCTGGCGGAAGCCGAAATCGCCGCTTTAGCCGTCCTGGAGGATATTCAGGACAAACCGTCCCCTGTCGCCGATCTGGCGGAGATTGACGGAGAACAGGAAAAAATTCTTGCTTTCTTAACTCAATCGGTCGGCTTATATCAAACGGAACAACTGGAAGAAGCCATGCAGAAAACCATGGATGAATATGCCGGCGGGATCACGGTGGGATACGTATATAACCGAAAAAAACTGCAGGTGGCCCAAGGTCGTATGGAAGAGCTGCTGGTCCTGGCCAGGCAGCTCAGTGCCGGCGATATGCATCAACTAATGCATATCTATGAACTGCTTGACCGTCTGTATGTATGCAAAACACTGATTGCTCATTTGGCGGCACGGCAGGAGACACGCTGGCGCGCTTTTCAGGAAAACGCCGATTATCCCTGCCAGGATGACGAACACTGGCTGAAATATGTGAATTCCCGCCAGGAAGCAGGCAAAGTGCGCATTGTGCTGCGGAATATTGTCGAGAAGGATGAGATCTATGAGCATACGGATCAATAA
- a CDS encoding 4Fe-4S dicluster domain-containing protein, with protein sequence MSIRINKDNCIGCGGCRQVCPGSLLYADEQGKSEIRYPQDCWGCTSCVKECPVAAIQFYLGADIGGRGGYLYTRREKNYLHWVMVGPDGTETVITIDKHKANAY encoded by the coding sequence ATGAGCATACGGATCAATAAAGATAACTGTATCGGCTGCGGCGGTTGCCGTCAGGTGTGTCCGGGCAGCTTGCTGTATGCTGATGAACAAGGGAAAAGCGAAATCCGCTATCCTCAGGATTGCTGGGGCTGTACTTCCTGCGTCAAGGAATGTCCGGTTGCCGCCATTCAATTTTACTTGGGGGCGGATATCGGCGGCCGCGGCGGTTACCTTTACACCAGACGGGAAAAGAATTATCTCCATTGGGTTATGGTAGGCCCGGATGGTACGGAAACGGTGATCACCATTGATAAACATAAGGCAAATGCGTATTAA
- the cysD gene encoding sulfate adenylyltransferase subunit CysD, which yields MDHLDSLEAQSIYILREAYKKFGKLGMLWSIGKDSTVLLWLAKKAFFGHSPFPFIHVDTTYKIPEMIAYRDRIAKEYQLDLIVHTNEEALRAGMGPDKGRLVCCKALKTDGLQQVVTQYGFEGLILGIRRDEEGSRSKERVFSERNKDSEWDYTNQAPELWDQFKTDFPKGNHIRVHPILHWNEIDIWAYIERENIPLVDLYFARNGKRYRSLGCAPCTGQIDSQAVTVAQIIEELKHTTVSERAGRAQDQEDSYAMQKLRKDGYM from the coding sequence ATGGATCATTTGGATAGTTTAGAGGCACAGAGCATTTATATTTTGCGGGAAGCCTATAAAAAGTTTGGCAAATTGGGCATGTTGTGGTCCATCGGCAAAGATTCGACCGTGTTATTGTGGCTGGCGAAAAAAGCTTTTTTTGGTCATTCGCCTTTCCCGTTTATTCACGTAGATACAACCTATAAAATACCGGAGATGATTGCCTATCGTGACCGGATAGCCAAAGAATATCAGTTGGATTTGATTGTGCACACGAACGAGGAGGCGCTGCGGGCTGGTATGGGGCCGGATAAAGGACGGCTGGTTTGCTGCAAGGCTTTAAAAACTGACGGACTGCAGCAGGTTGTGACCCAGTATGGCTTTGAAGGGCTGATTCTGGGCATTCGCCGGGATGAAGAAGGGTCCCGGTCCAAAGAAAGAGTGTTCAGCGAACGAAATAAGGATTCGGAATGGGATTATACCAACCAGGCTCCCGAATTATGGGATCAGTTTAAAACCGATTTCCCCAAAGGAAATCATATCCGGGTGCATCCGATTCTCCACTGGAATGAAATTGATATTTGGGCCTATATTGAACGGGAGAATATCCCGTTGGTCGATTTGTATTTTGCCAGAAACGGCAAGCGCTACCGCAGTTTGGGCTGTGCTCCCTGTACCGGACAGATTGATTCCCAGGCAGTGACGGTGGCGCAAATTATTGAAGAACTGAAGCACACTACGGTGAGCGAGCGGGCTGGTCGGGCGCAGGATCAGGAAGATTCCTACGCCATGCAGAAGCTGCGCAAAGACGGTTATATGTAA
- a CDS encoding sulfate adenylyltransferase subunit 1 has protein sequence MVVARESLNIVVVGHVDHGKSTVIGRLLYDTKSLPEGAIERVKRISQEKGKPFEYAYLLDAFEEEQKQGITIDTTQLQFHTEQRDYVIIDAPGHKEFLKNMISGAANAEAALLIVDANEGIQEQSKRHGYILSLLGIQKVYVLINKMDLIGYSEAIYNQIKKEMHEFLGNLQVYPLKYIPVSAFWGENITLHSEKMPWYKGEPLLTALDLFEKDRGLEDKALRFPIQDVYKFDHRRIIAGRIEAGTLREGDEIVVVPGRKTTRIKTIEYWAERDKTKHSQAGMSVGITVEDEFFNQRGEMIVHKEDIPLIANTFKANIFWMGKRPLQKGQEYKLKLVTQEVECEIYSITKVVDATTLAATGDAGQVNTNDVAEVIIRTKREICFDEFRNNPVTGRFVLVDGYEICGGGIVSGLVEGLKAGSSLVKQDKELIVGCFDEYYYILSENRLERLPRKAHNFHVGDVLPITGDSYEYPQDFDLVDASGGLAAKVRNAKLQTLVSLAEYTYSGVPVLNPQGFYVRVASAEDLALFRQEYAAASGPSGAVVNKWLSFGKFREVRFLPSRQTLEVEYHI, from the coding sequence ATGGTAGTTGCCAGAGAATCATTGAACATCGTCGTAGTGGGACATGTCGATCATGGAAAATCAACCGTCATTGGCCGGTTGCTGTATGATACCAAATCTCTGCCTGAAGGCGCGATTGAACGGGTGAAGCGGATTTCTCAGGAAAAGGGGAAGCCCTTTGAATACGCCTATTTGCTGGATGCCTTTGAAGAAGAGCAAAAGCAGGGCATTACCATAGATACCACGCAATTGCAATTTCATACCGAACAGCGGGATTATGTCATTATTGATGCACCGGGGCATAAGGAATTCTTAAAGAATATGATTTCCGGCGCAGCCAACGCTGAAGCGGCCTTGCTGATTGTAGACGCTAATGAAGGCATTCAGGAGCAATCAAAGCGTCATGGCTATATTCTGTCCCTGCTGGGCATTCAGAAAGTATATGTGCTGATCAATAAAATGGACTTGATCGGCTATTCGGAAGCCATTTATAATCAGATAAAAAAGGAAATGCATGAATTTTTGGGTAACCTTCAGGTATATCCCTTGAAATACATTCCCGTATCGGCGTTTTGGGGTGAGAATATTACGCTGCATTCGGAAAAAATGCCCTGGTACAAGGGGGAGCCACTGTTGACTGCCCTGGATTTGTTTGAAAAGGATCGCGGACTGGAAGACAAAGCGCTGCGGTTCCCCATACAGGATGTTTACAAGTTTGATCACCGGCGCATCATTGCCGGGCGGATTGAAGCGGGAACCTTGCGGGAAGGCGATGAAATCGTTGTCGTTCCCGGCCGTAAAACGACCCGGATCAAAACCATCGAGTACTGGGCGGAGCGGGATAAGACCAAGCATTCCCAGGCCGGCATGTCGGTAGGGATCACTGTGGAAGATGAGTTTTTTAACCAGCGCGGTGAAATGATTGTTCATAAGGAGGATATTCCGCTTATTGCCAATACTTTTAAGGCCAATATTTTCTGGATGGGCAAAAGGCCTTTGCAAAAAGGACAGGAATATAAGCTGAAGCTAGTCACCCAGGAGGTGGAGTGCGAGATATATTCCATTACCAAAGTAGTTGATGCTACAACGCTGGCAGCTACGGGAGACGCCGGTCAGGTGAATACCAACGATGTGGCGGAAGTGATTATCCGGACGAAGCGGGAAATCTGTTTTGACGAATTCCGGAACAATCCGGTCACCGGGCGGTTTGTGCTGGTTGACGGCTACGAGATATGCGGCGGCGGAATTGTATCCGGTTTGGTGGAGGGCCTTAAGGCAGGAAGCTCATTGGTAAAACAGGATAAGGAATTGATCGTCGGCTGCTTTGATGAATACTATTATATTCTCTCGGAAAACCGGCTGGAACGTTTGCCGCGTAAAGCCCATAACTTCCATGTGGGCGATGTGCTGCCGATTACAGGAGACAGCTATGAATATCCGCAGGACTTTGATTTGGTGGATGCCAGCGGCGGCTTGGCCGCTAAGGTGCGCAATGCCAAGCTGCAGACGCTGGTGTCGTTGGCGGAATATACCTATAGCGGGGTGCCTGTCCTCAATCCGCAGGGCTTTTATGTTCGGGTAGCGTCGGCCGAAGATCTGGCCTTATTTCGGCAGGAATACGCCGCTGCAAGCGGTCCGTCCGGTGCTGTGGTGAATAAGTGGCTTTCCTTCGGCAAGTTCCGGGAAGTCCGTTTCCTGCCGTCCCGGCAGACGCTGGAAGTTGAATACCATATTTAA
- the thiS gene encoding sulfur carrier protein ThiS has product MKITVNGKPLVLTVPMTISDFIESHQLNPATIVIEFNGAIVAADGWPSLIMQENDKMEIITFVGGG; this is encoded by the coding sequence TTGAAGATTACAGTTAATGGAAAACCGCTTGTTCTTACTGTGCCAATGACGATCAGTGACTTTATAGAAAGCCATCAGTTGAATCCGGCCACGATTGTTATTGAATTCAATGGGGCCATTGTCGCAGCAGATGGCTGGCCGTCGCTAATTATGCAGGAAAATGACAAAATGGAAATTATTACTTTTGTGGGGGGAGGCTGA
- a CDS encoding thiazole synthase, producing the protein MKDVLEISGQSLQSRLFLGTGKFSANAVIPEVVAACGAQVVTVALRRIDLQYPEENVASYIPQDCIIMPNTSGARNAAEAVRIARLAQAAGYGNWIKVEVIADNRYLLPDNYETIKAIETLAAEGFIVLPYMSPDLAAAKRMVEAGAAAVMPLGAPIGSNRGLKTKELIRILIEEIPVPVIVDAGLGRPSEAAEAMELGAAAVLVNTAIATAGEPVLMGSAFRQAVEAGRKGYLARPGAIRREGAASSPLTGFLQE; encoded by the coding sequence ATGAAGGATGTATTGGAAATCAGCGGACAATCATTACAAAGCCGGTTATTTTTGGGAACAGGAAAGTTTTCAGCCAATGCTGTTATTCCTGAGGTGGTCGCTGCCTGCGGTGCGCAGGTGGTGACTGTCGCCTTACGGCGGATCGATCTGCAATATCCGGAAGAAAATGTGGCGTCCTATATTCCTCAGGACTGTATCATCATGCCCAATACTTCCGGTGCGAGAAATGCCGCCGAGGCTGTTCGCATTGCCCGTCTGGCGCAGGCCGCCGGCTATGGAAACTGGATCAAGGTGGAAGTGATTGCCGATAACCGGTATTTGCTGCCGGACAATTATGAAACCATCAAGGCGATAGAGACTTTAGCGGCTGAGGGCTTTATCGTCCTGCCCTACATGTCGCCCGATTTAGCGGCCGCCAAACGGATGGTTGAGGCCGGGGCGGCGGCAGTAATGCCTTTAGGAGCACCTATCGGCAGCAACCGCGGCTTAAAGACGAAGGAACTAATCAGGATTTTGATCGAAGAGATACCGGTGCCTGTGATTGTCGATGCCGGACTGGGGCGTCCCTCGGAAGCAGCCGAGGCCATGGAACTGGGAGCGGCTGCCGTTCTTGTTAATACTGCCATTGCCACCGCCGGAGAGCCTGTTTTGATGGGCAGTGCGTTCAGGCAGGCCGTGGAAGCGGGTCGTAAGGGGTATTTGGCCCGACCTGGCGCTATCCGCCGTGAAGGGGCCGCTTCTTCGCCGCTGACCGGGTTTTTACAGGAGTAG
- the thiH gene encoding 2-iminoacetate synthase ThiH: MSFYGELKRYDCFDFDGYFSRLTAADVEQVLHKERLQVLDYLTLLSPQAEGFLESMAQKASRLTIQHFGKTMLLYTPLYLSNYCTNQCLYCGFNTKNILHRKKLSLNEVATEAEAIARTGLKHIIILTGDCTKESPVTYIADCVKVLKDYFSSISMEIYALTCEEYEQLAAVGVDGVTLYQEVYAPLLYAELHPAGPKRNFRFRLDAPERACAAGLRSVNIGALLGLNEWRREAFLTGVHADYLQARYPATEISISPPRMRPHAGGYPPKALVTDKNLVQYILAYRLFMPHGGLTLSTRESAVLRDHLVGLGVTKMSAGSCTAVGGRTDKDETGQFEISDERTVAQVAAMLYQKGYQPLYKDWQLL, translated from the coding sequence ATGAGTTTTTATGGGGAACTGAAACGGTATGACTGCTTTGATTTTGACGGATATTTTTCGCGGCTCACGGCAGCCGATGTGGAGCAGGTGCTGCATAAGGAGCGGTTGCAGGTCCTGGATTATCTCACCCTGTTGTCGCCCCAGGCGGAAGGATTTTTGGAAAGCATGGCGCAAAAAGCCAGCAGGCTGACCATCCAGCATTTTGGCAAAACCATGCTTTTGTATACGCCGCTGTACTTGTCCAATTATTGTACCAATCAGTGCTTATACTGTGGATTTAATACGAAGAATATTTTGCACCGGAAAAAGCTTTCGTTGAACGAGGTGGCGACAGAGGCCGAAGCCATTGCCCGGACCGGCTTGAAGCACATTATTATTTTGACGGGTGATTGCACTAAAGAATCGCCGGTAACCTATATTGCGGATTGCGTGAAAGTATTGAAAGACTATTTTTCTTCCATCAGCATGGAAATCTACGCCCTGACTTGTGAGGAATACGAACAGTTGGCCGCAGTTGGCGTGGATGGTGTTACGCTTTATCAGGAGGTATATGCCCCCCTGCTTTACGCAGAACTTCATCCGGCAGGACCCAAACGGAACTTCCGGTTTCGTTTGGACGCACCGGAACGGGCCTGCGCCGCCGGCTTGCGTTCGGTCAATATCGGTGCGCTGCTGGGGCTTAATGAATGGCGGCGGGAAGCCTTTCTGACCGGTGTGCATGCCGATTATTTGCAAGCCCGGTACCCCGCAACCGAGATCAGCATTTCACCACCCCGTATGCGCCCCCATGCCGGCGGTTATCCGCCCAAGGCGCTGGTTACCGATAAGAACCTGGTTCAGTACATACTGGCTTACCGGTTGTTTATGCCGCATGGCGGGCTGACTCTTTCCACGCGGGAGAGCGCTGTGCTCCGTGACCATCTGGTAGGCCTGGGGGTGACGAAAATGTCGGCAGGTTCCTGCACCGCTGTGGGCGGACGGACCGATAAAGACGAAACAGGACAGTTTGAGATTTCCGATGAGCGGACGGTGGCCCAGGTGGCGGCCATGCTGTACCAGAAGGGATACCAACCGTTATATAAAGACTGGCAGTTATTGTGA
- the thiF gene encoding sulfur carrier protein ThiS adenylyltransferase ThiF — MNRLDEALTAYVGPALLQYMKTMRIGIAGAGGLGSNCAAMLVRSGFSRLTVVDFDQVECKNLNRQFYFQHQIGKSKVEALRDNLLAISPDLELTMLPVRIEQHNVAAIFKDCEVIVEALDRADYKKLLVEAYLASGKFMVAASGLAGWGDSDRIRVHRLKDTFYLVGDLVSGIGEALPPMAPCVTIAAAKQADLIVQYAVERVKGDGDDEK, encoded by the coding sequence ATGAACAGGTTAGATGAGGCGCTTACCGCTTATGTGGGACCGGCATTGCTGCAATATATGAAAACCATGCGGATTGGAATTGCCGGAGCCGGCGGTCTTGGCTCTAATTGTGCGGCTATGCTTGTCAGGAGCGGGTTTAGCCGTTTAACAGTCGTAGATTTTGATCAAGTAGAATGCAAGAATCTCAACAGGCAGTTTTATTTTCAGCATCAGATCGGGAAAAGCAAAGTAGAGGCTTTGCGGGATAACCTGCTGGCTATTTCTCCCGACCTGGAATTGACAATGCTGCCTGTACGGATCGAACAACATAATGTGGCTGCTATATTCAAGGATTGCGAGGTCATTGTCGAAGCCCTTGATCGGGCGGATTATAAAAAGCTGTTGGTTGAGGCGTATCTCGCCAGCGGAAAGTTTATGGTAGCGGCCTCGGGTTTGGCCGGCTGGGGCGACAGTGACCGGATACGGGTTCACCGGCTCAAAGATACCTTTTATCTGGTGGGAGATTTGGTTTCCGGTATCGGCGAGGCATTGCCGCCAATGGCGCCCTGTGTTACGATAGCGGCTGCCAAACAGGCAGATTTAATTGTGCAGTATGCAGTCGAACGGGTAAAGGGAGATGGTGATGATGAGAAGTAA